One stretch of Clostridium sp. Marseille-P299 DNA includes these proteins:
- a CDS encoding SpoIIE family protein phosphatase, which yields MINTMLGVTIFIVLVCVVTIIQNLIRKGGATFSSGNYVKEELENTARKRLEGLSGSFNKLALSFEQLTDPKSTLDGEDMNLVFEGISGHLCGNCSKCRMCWEKHFEESYNATCILLDKAKEQGMVTLKDLPEHFLKHCINSEGFVTETNRNLMLAKMKLSWHNRLAESREAVAGQLEEVARIVKEFSNDICSTGEIIELQKRKINTKLRSHRVKVQRVMMFERENRGMELHIRAKCKDGRCITTKEAAMLVGLALNKKFVPREDSRNVIGKDYADYVFCEDANFKVLTGVARASKVKGELSGDNFSFLYPDSSDVVMMLSDGMGTGEEASRESEMVIELLEEFLEAGFQEEPAVKLINSVLVLKSEHTMFSTVDLCVINLCAGTCEFVKVGAATTFIKRSNWVETISSTTMPAGMLNRIEFERKCKKLYDGDFVIMVSDGVLDCIDEEEKEEFLQKVIMNITCKSPQEIANAILTAALMQHSYEPVDDMTVLVSGIWEK from the coding sequence ATGATAAATACTATGTTAGGGGTAACCATTTTTATAGTACTTGTATGCGTCGTAACTATAATTCAGAACTTGATACGAAAGGGAGGAGCAACTTTTAGTAGCGGAAATTATGTAAAAGAGGAATTGGAAAATACGGCAAGAAAACGCTTAGAAGGACTTTCGGGTTCATTTAATAAGTTGGCGCTTAGTTTTGAGCAGCTTACAGATCCAAAATCAACATTGGATGGAGAAGACATGAATCTTGTGTTTGAGGGGATTTCTGGTCATTTATGTGGAAATTGTAGTAAATGCAGAATGTGCTGGGAGAAACATTTTGAAGAGAGTTACAATGCAACTTGTATTCTCCTTGATAAAGCCAAAGAACAGGGTATGGTGACGCTTAAGGATTTGCCCGAACATTTTCTAAAACATTGTATTAATTCTGAGGGATTTGTTACAGAAACAAACCGAAACTTAATGCTAGCTAAGATGAAACTTTCTTGGCATAATCGACTGGCAGAAAGTAGGGAAGCTGTTGCTGGTCAATTAGAAGAAGTTGCAAGGATTGTAAAGGAATTTTCCAATGATATTTGCAGCACAGGCGAGATCATAGAATTACAAAAAAGAAAAATTAATACTAAGCTACGATCCCATCGTGTAAAAGTGCAAAGAGTCATGATGTTTGAGCGTGAAAATAGAGGAATGGAATTACATATTCGTGCAAAGTGTAAAGATGGACGTTGCATTACAACCAAAGAAGCAGCAATGCTTGTTGGACTTGCCCTTAACAAGAAATTCGTTCCAAGAGAGGATTCAAGAAATGTAATTGGAAAAGACTATGCCGACTATGTATTTTGTGAGGATGCAAACTTTAAAGTACTAACGGGAGTGGCAAGGGCGTCAAAAGTTAAAGGCGAATTATCAGGGGATAACTTTTCCTTTTTATACCCAGATAGCTCGGATGTTGTAATGATGCTATCCGATGGTATGGGAACGGGCGAAGAAGCTTCTAGAGAAAGCGAAATGGTAATAGAATTATTAGAGGAGTTTTTAGAAGCAGGGTTTCAAGAAGAACCTGCTGTTAAACTAATAAATTCTGTACTCGTTTTAAAATCAGAACATACAATGTTCTCAACGGTGGATCTATGCGTTATAAATTTGTGTGCTGGCACTTGTGAATTTGTAAAAGTAGGAGCAGCAACTACATTTATAAAGAGAAGTAATTGGGTTGAAACCATTAGTTCAACAACGATGCCTGCTGGAATGTTAAATCGAATTGAGTTTGAGCGAAAATGTAAAAAGTTATATGATGGTGATTTTGTAATCATGGTATCGGATGGGGTGTTGGATTGTATAGACGAGGAAGAAAAAGAGGAGTTTCTTCAAAAGGTAATTATGAATATTACTTGTAAAAGCCCTCAAGAAATAGCCAATGCTATCTTAACAGCAGCCCTAATGCAGCATTCCTATGAACCTGTAGATGATATGACGGTTTTAGTTTCAGGAATATGGGAAAAATAA
- a CDS encoding RNA-binding S4 domain-containing protein gives MRLDKYLKVSRLIKRRTVANEACDAGRVLINDKPAKASTNVKVGDIIEIGFGSKAVRVEVLDVQETTRKDDAKELYKYL, from the coding sequence ATGAGGTTAGATAAATATTTAAAAGTATCCAGATTAATAAAGCGCAGAACAGTTGCCAATGAAGCATGTGATGCAGGTAGAGTTCTAATTAATGATAAGCCAGCAAAAGCGTCTACAAATGTTAAGGTTGGGGATATCATTGAAATCGGTTTTGGAAGTAAAGCAGTTAGAGTTGAAGTACTTGATGTGCAAGAGACCACAAGAAAAGATGACGCAAAAGAACTTTACAAGTACTTATAA
- the yabP gene encoding sporulation protein YabP, translating to MEDNRQVKKHVINICDRKVAGLTGVKDVKSFDDHEIILETEFGILMIRGTELHIGRLTLEKGEVDITGNMDSFVYSELKGFNKSGESVLKRLFK from the coding sequence ATGGAAGATAATAGACAAGTAAAAAAGCATGTAATTAATATATGTGATCGTAAGGTTGCCGGGCTTACTGGTGTTAAAGATGTAAAATCTTTTGATGATCATGAAATTATTCTAGAGACCGAATTTGGTATTCTTATGATTCGTGGGACAGAATTGCATATTGGTAGATTAACCCTTGAAAAAGGCGAAGTAGATATCACAGGTAATATGGATAGCTTTGTATACTCAGAATTAAAAGGATTTAATAAATCAGGAGAATCCGTTTTAAAACGTTTATTTAAATAA
- the yabQ gene encoding spore cortex biosynthesis protein YabQ translates to MNRAILAELNFFIASFFWGVFLFFIYDCLLIFRNIIKHNGIITAIEDVVFWVVSGVLIFQMMYTKNHGTIRWYFIIGLTLGMIVYRNTISNMVVTFVTTVTKKIIAFIRKVLTILLKPFRFVIKRIQKFLRFVARKCKRRFNFFALIVQKRLKNHAEKVRIKREEKRTKKATNLPTIPELQKSPKGSFELIHSPVEKIDEDEKDEKSKKKKKKNRS, encoded by the coding sequence ATGAATAGAGCTATCCTAGCTGAATTAAATTTTTTTATAGCATCATTTTTTTGGGGGGTATTTCTGTTTTTTATTTATGACTGCCTCCTTATTTTTCGTAATATTATAAAACATAATGGTATTATTACTGCAATTGAAGATGTTGTTTTTTGGGTAGTTTCTGGTGTACTTATATTTCAGATGATGTATACAAAAAATCATGGAACCATACGTTGGTATTTTATAATAGGACTTACACTGGGTATGATTGTTTATCGCAATACCATTAGCAATATGGTTGTTACATTTGTAACCACAGTAACTAAGAAAATAATAGCATTTATCCGTAAGGTACTTACTATATTATTAAAGCCATTTCGTTTTGTAATAAAGCGCATTCAGAAGTTTTTACGTTTTGTTGCAAGAAAGTGCAAGAGGCGGTTTAACTTTTTCGCATTAATTGTGCAAAAACGATTGAAAAACCATGCAGAAAAGGTTAGAATTAAACGTGAAGAGAAAAGGACGAAGAAGGCAACGAATTTGCCTACCATACCAGAATTACAGAAAAGTCCAAAGGGAAGTTTTGAGTTGATTCACAGCCCAGTTGAAAAAATTGATGAGGATGAGAAAGATGAGAAGAGTAAGAAAAAAAAGAAGAAGAACCGGTCTTAG
- the spoVT gene encoding stage V sporulation protein T: MKATGIVRRIDDLGRVVIPKEIRRTLRIREGDPLEIFTDREGEIILKKYSPIGELGQFAKQYADSIGQTTGHIVAIADRDQFIAVAGMKKDWVTKPISKDLETLINDRESVVAGKDEKGFIKVSQDDDDILYEVIAPIISEGDAIGAVLILSKDAKAKLGEIEVKIAATAAAFMGRQMEN; encoded by the coding sequence ATGAAAGCGACTGGAATCGTAAGACGAATAGATGATTTAGGTAGAGTTGTAATTCCAAAAGAGATTCGTAGAACTCTTCGTATTAGAGAAGGAGATCCTTTAGAAATTTTTACAGATCGCGAAGGAGAAATCATTCTAAAAAAATATTCCCCTATTGGTGAATTGGGACAATTCGCAAAACAGTATGCAGATTCCATAGGGCAGACAACGGGACATATCGTGGCAATCGCAGATAGAGATCAATTTATTGCAGTAGCTGGAATGAAGAAAGATTGGGTAACAAAACCCATTAGTAAAGATCTTGAAACTTTGATTAATGATCGTGAAAGCGTTGTAGCTGGAAAAGATGAAAAAGGTTTTATTAAAGTTTCACAAGATGATGATGATATACTTTATGAGGTAATAGCACCTATTATCTCTGAAGGAGATGCAATTGGAGCTGTTCTTATCTTAAGTAAAGATGCAAAAGCCAAACTTGGTGAGATTGAAGTGAAAATTGCTGCTACTGCCGCCGCATTCATGGGAAGGCAGATGGAAAACTAA
- a CDS encoding HU family DNA-binding protein, which produces MNKAELVAAIAEKTELSKKDSEKALKAFIDVVTEELTKGEKVQLVGFGTFEVSARPARTGRNPQTKETITIAASKAPKFKAGKALKDVINK; this is translated from the coding sequence ATGAACAAAGCAGAATTAGTTGCAGCTATTGCAGAAAAAACAGAATTATCTAAAAAAGATTCCGAGAAGGCATTAAAAGCATTTATCGATGTTGTAACAGAAGAATTAACTAAAGGTGAAAAAGTACAATTAGTAGGGTTCGGAACATTTGAAGTTTCTGCAAGACCAGCTAGAACAGGAAGAAATCCACAGACTAAGGAAACTATCACTATTGCAGCTTCCAAGGCACCAAAATTTAAAGCTGGTAAGGCATTAAAGGATGTTATTAATAAATAA
- a CDS encoding glycoside hydrolase family 2 protein encodes MLSTNFSKKINKKSILPEYPRPNLKRDSYINLNGYWEYAITTTSDFPSDYDGKILVPFAPESMLSEVNKRLGPTEYLWYHRTFQTPLTDKNHRLILHFGAVDQTATIYINNQETTTHHGGYLPFSIDITDFLTEDMNILIVKVKDVTDTSYHSRGKQKLEPGGMFYTPISGIWQTVWMECVPLNYIEKLMITPRFDEDSVHIKLITRNITSNDSSQDVAELFIYADNTIVAHEFFNDSFEKTVKLNEIHPWSPEHPFIYDVKITYCHDSVMSYFAMRKFSTNIDKSGTLRLFLNNQPYFHNGLLDQGYWPESLYTPPSDKAMIYDIMMAKNLGFNMLRKHAKIEPLRWYYHCDRIGMLVWQDMVNGGSSYHMWFVTYMPTLFSIIAKNIKDNQYYLLSRSDELGRKEFINETKETIELLYNLPCIAMWVLFNEGWGQFDAVKITEYAKSLDSTRTIDSTSGWFDQNTGDVKSLHIYFTPLRFHKESRAVVLSEFGGYALKLKKHSYSDKIYGYRIYKNKEALLKAYHRLYTKKIIPGIKNGLSASVYTQLTDIEDEINGLMTYDRKVLKLDADTVKQINKSLAQEFYDRAIL; translated from the coding sequence ATGCTATCTACAAATTTTAGTAAAAAAATAAATAAAAAGAGTATTTTACCAGAATATCCACGTCCAAATTTAAAGCGAGACAGCTATATAAATTTAAATGGCTATTGGGAATATGCCATTACCACAACTTCAGATTTTCCTTCTGATTATGATGGTAAAATTCTTGTCCCTTTTGCTCCTGAATCTATGCTATCAGAAGTCAACAAGCGCTTAGGACCAACGGAATATTTATGGTATCATAGGACATTTCAAACACCACTTACGGATAAAAACCACCGCCTTATCCTTCATTTTGGTGCAGTGGATCAAACTGCTACGATATATATAAACAACCAAGAAACTACGACACATCACGGTGGTTATTTGCCGTTTTCAATAGACATCACAGATTTTTTAACGGAGGATATGAATATCCTAATTGTTAAAGTTAAAGATGTTACCGATACATCCTATCATTCCAGAGGAAAACAAAAGTTAGAGCCTGGTGGTATGTTTTACACACCAATTAGTGGCATTTGGCAAACCGTGTGGATGGAGTGTGTACCGCTTAACTATATTGAAAAATTAATGATAACTCCAAGATTTGATGAGGATAGTGTTCATATTAAACTTATCACAAGAAATATAACATCCAATGATTCTAGTCAAGATGTTGCTGAGCTTTTTATTTATGCTGATAATACGATTGTTGCTCATGAGTTTTTTAACGATTCCTTTGAGAAAACTGTAAAACTAAATGAAATACATCCTTGGTCTCCTGAACATCCTTTTATATATGATGTTAAAATTACTTATTGCCATGATAGCGTAATGAGTTATTTCGCAATGAGAAAGTTTTCAACTAATATTGATAAAAGTGGGACATTGCGATTGTTTTTAAACAACCAGCCTTATTTTCACAATGGTTTATTAGATCAAGGCTATTGGCCAGAGAGTCTTTACACCCCACCAAGTGATAAAGCCATGATTTATGACATTATGATGGCTAAGAATTTAGGCTTTAATATGCTTAGAAAGCATGCAAAGATTGAACCACTACGTTGGTATTACCACTGCGACCGAATTGGAATGTTAGTATGGCAAGACATGGTGAATGGTGGATCGTCCTATCATATGTGGTTTGTTACTTACATGCCAACCTTATTTTCCATCATTGCTAAAAATATAAAGGATAATCAATATTATCTACTTTCACGCTCTGATGAATTGGGACGTAAGGAATTTATAAATGAAACAAAGGAGACGATAGAACTATTATATAACTTGCCTTGTATTGCTATGTGGGTACTTTTTAATGAAGGATGGGGGCAATTCGATGCCGTAAAGATTACTGAATATGCGAAAAGCTTAGATTCTACACGAACCATTGATAGCACAAGTGGCTGGTTTGATCAAAACACTGGAGATGTAAAAAGTCTTCATATCTATTTTACTCCCCTTCGTTTCCATAAAGAATCAAGGGCTGTTGTTCTTTCCGAATTTGGAGGTTATGCTCTAAAACTAAAGAAACATTCTTACAGTGACAAAATTTATGGCTACCGAATCTATAAAAACAAAGAGGCCTTATTAAAGGCATATCATAGGTTATATACAAAAAAGATTATCCCGGGAATTAAAAATGGCCTTTCTGCCTCTGTTTATACCCAGTTAACTGACATCGAAGACGAAATTAATGGCTTAATGACCTATGATAGAAAAGTATTAAAACTTGATGCAGATACCGTAAAGCAAATAAATAAGTCACTGGCACAGGAATTTTATGATAGAGCAATTCTTTAA
- a CDS encoding patatin-like phospholipase family protein codes for MKRVLSIDGGGMKGIVSAIVLKHLEEKLKLYSGNENARIADYFDLIAGTSTGAILTALYLYPTAQGESKYSAQEILDFYLIHGKDIFKRNYLFPLFGAKYTNRPFKRLLDNFFETTTIGELRKPCLLAAYDMTKRDVVFFNTVSSRKDPKRNYLLKDAILASTAAPTYFPPSCLRVRKQCENCVIDGGVVANNPALCALIEALKLPKCDGINDIMLLSIGNVNNPKSYSYDEVKRWGLFQWAKPILDVFMDGSEQTVDYQLKRLYKSINQPQDYYRMQWIVENEIPGMDDASNEAIELFIGYGEKLAMREKYRIDEIAKRLTKKI; via the coding sequence ATGAAAAGAGTTCTATCAATCGATGGCGGAGGCATGAAGGGGATTGTCTCTGCCATCGTTTTAAAACACCTAGAAGAGAAACTAAAACTTTATAGTGGGAATGAAAATGCTAGAATTGCAGATTATTTTGATTTAATTGCAGGAACTAGTACAGGGGCAATTTTAACTGCATTATATTTATACCCAACAGCCCAGGGAGAATCAAAGTATTCGGCACAAGAAATTCTTGATTTTTATTTAATTCATGGAAAAGATATTTTTAAGAGAAACTATTTATTTCCATTGTTTGGTGCAAAATACACAAATAGACCATTTAAAAGATTACTAGATAATTTTTTTGAAACTACAACCATCGGAGAATTAAGAAAGCCATGTCTCTTAGCTGCTTATGATATGACAAAGAGAGATGTTGTATTTTTTAATACAGTATCTAGTAGAAAAGATCCAAAGAGAAACTATTTGTTAAAGGATGCTATTTTGGCTTCGACAGCAGCCCCTACATATTTTCCACCAAGCTGTTTAAGAGTTAGAAAACAATGTGAAAACTGCGTAATTGACGGAGGAGTGGTGGCGAATAATCCTGCACTTTGTGCCTTGATTGAGGCATTAAAGCTGCCGAAGTGCGATGGTATAAACGATATTATGCTGTTATCTATAGGGAATGTAAATAATCCTAAAAGTTATTCTTATGATGAGGTGAAACGGTGGGGATTATTTCAATGGGCAAAACCAATTTTAGATGTCTTTATGGATGGCAGTGAACAAACCGTGGATTATCAATTAAAACGTCTGTATAAGTCAATCAATCAGCCACAAGATTATTATCGAATGCAATGGATTGTTGAAAATGAAATTCCAGGAATGGACGATGCTTCAAACGAAGCCATAGAATTATTTATTGGGTATGGTGAGAAATTGGCAATGCGTGAGAAATATCGGATTGACGAGATAGCAAAGCGACTTACAAAAAAGATTTAG
- a CDS encoding APC family permease, with protein sequence MQEKKYGLFTSITMITGIVIGSGIFFKSDDVLTYTNGNMTLGILVFLLAAVVIIFGSLSVSLLASRSDKAGGIISYAEEFVSANCAGAFGWFQVFLYLSPLVAVVAWVSGIYLCQIFNIPSTNENTTLIGFLVFCLLYLMNILSSALGGHFQNASMIIKLIPLAIIAVVGVIFGEPVSIIKHDFETVGQTVGSTNLLAAFAPIAFSYDGWIIATSICHKIRNSKRNLPLALSISPIIILIIYISYFVGVTSLVGVDTVLKTGNESAFLAANKIFGAIGAKLIIVFVIISVLGTLNGLILAYIQMPYSLAIRNMIPFSNTLKKESSKLNGMPVNSAIFGFFISCIWLIINYLMQKGGLPGDASEIPICINYANFIVLYIAVIRLTKKKEIKSKMMGYVAPVIASIGSFVIFTASFSHPLFWGYFIFSAIILLGGYFYTKRYAI encoded by the coding sequence ATGCAAGAGAAAAAATATGGATTATTTACATCTATAACGATGATTACAGGCATTGTCATTGGCTCAGGAATCTTTTTTAAGAGTGATGACGTGTTAACGTATACCAATGGAAATATGACACTTGGTATTTTAGTATTTTTATTGGCAGCCGTTGTAATAATTTTTGGATCATTATCGGTCTCACTTTTAGCTAGTCGTAGTGATAAAGCTGGTGGAATTATAAGTTATGCAGAAGAATTTGTAAGTGCTAATTGTGCAGGGGCATTTGGTTGGTTTCAGGTGTTCTTGTATTTGTCACCGTTGGTAGCAGTAGTAGCTTGGGTTTCTGGTATATACTTATGTCAGATTTTTAATATACCAAGTACCAATGAGAATACCACACTCATTGGGTTTCTTGTATTTTGTTTGCTTTACTTAATGAATATATTATCCTCAGCTTTGGGTGGGCATTTTCAGAATGCTTCTATGATTATTAAACTGATTCCACTTGCTATTATAGCAGTTGTTGGTGTGATTTTTGGAGAACCAGTATCAATTATTAAACATGATTTTGAAACAGTTGGTCAAACTGTGGGAAGTACAAATTTGCTAGCGGCATTTGCACCGATTGCCTTTTCCTATGATGGTTGGATTATTGCTACCTCGATTTGTCATAAGATTCGCAATAGTAAGAGAAACTTACCATTGGCTTTGAGTATATCACCAATTATTATTTTAATTATTTATATTTCATATTTTGTTGGTGTAACTTCTTTGGTTGGCGTTGATACCGTACTAAAGACAGGGAATGAGAGTGCGTTCCTTGCAGCAAATAAAATATTCGGTGCCATAGGGGCAAAATTAATTATAGTATTTGTAATAATTTCGGTGCTAGGTACATTAAATGGATTGATACTTGCATATATACAAATGCCATACTCCCTTGCAATTCGTAATATGATTCCTTTTAGTAATACTTTGAAAAAAGAATCAAGCAAATTAAATGGCATGCCAGTAAACTCTGCTATTTTTGGATTTTTTATTTCATGTATTTGGTTGATCATCAATTACCTAATGCAAAAAGGTGGGTTGCCTGGGGATGCATCAGAGATACCAATTTGTATTAATTATGCAAATTTCATTGTGTTATATATTGCAGTCATTCGTTTAACTAAGAAAAAAGAAATAAAAAGTAAAATGATGGGCTACGTTGCTCCAGTAATAGCGTCGATAGGTTCCTTTGTAATTTTTACAGCATCATTTTCACATCCATTATTTTGGGGATATTTTATTTTTAGTGCTATAATATTATTAGGTGGATATTTTTATACGAAACGTTATGCTATATAA
- the tilS gene encoding tRNA lysidine(34) synthetase TilS, giving the protein MITKVKKYVEQFNMLCDNDRVVIGVSGGADSMCLLSVLLTLREEYNLSLFVVHINHNIRGQEAKEDEDFVVNYCREHGVHVHVVSKNVKEIACDNGWSEEEAGRNVRYQAFYEECEKHNCNKIAIAHNKNDNAETVLFHLLRGSGIHGMTGIKPQRDKIIRPLLNTSRNEIEKYLEKNKIPFHVDATNLLEDYTRNKIRLTILPFAEREINTKAMEHIVSMSEQLSEVADYIDLVTQEAYDEVVHENQDGFEIDLEGFSKLNIAIQKSLIRKVIFLWVKQLKDIQEGHIMDIIALMNKQVGKYIHLPYGLIAKRTYHSIAFSKEISNKSHESQELYYQVTIPGTYELESCGYFISFELLEYKNSMIIPKNGYTKWFDYDKIKTAVVIRTRQIGDYLQISKQGGKKSLKSVFVDNKIPSDLRDKIPLICDGNHVLWILEGRTSEGYRIDEETKTVLVVKADKISTDNGK; this is encoded by the coding sequence ATGATTACCAAAGTAAAGAAATATGTAGAGCAGTTTAATATGCTTTGTGACAATGACCGTGTTGTGATAGGAGTATCTGGAGGCGCGGATTCTATGTGCTTGTTATCTGTGCTATTAACACTAAGAGAAGAATATAATCTAAGTCTTTTTGTTGTTCACATCAACCATAATATTCGTGGGCAAGAAGCTAAGGAAGATGAAGATTTTGTCGTTAATTATTGTAGGGAGCATGGAGTTCATGTGCATGTAGTTAGTAAGAATGTAAAAGAGATTGCATGTGATAATGGATGGTCTGAAGAAGAAGCAGGTAGAAATGTTAGATACCAGGCTTTTTATGAAGAGTGTGAAAAACATAATTGTAATAAAATAGCCATTGCTCATAATAAGAATGATAATGCAGAGACGGTGTTATTTCATCTATTGCGCGGAAGTGGGATTCATGGAATGACCGGAATCAAGCCACAAAGAGATAAAATTATACGACCGTTACTTAACACCAGCAGAAATGAAATCGAAAAATATTTAGAAAAAAATAAGATTCCTTTTCATGTGGATGCCACAAATCTTTTAGAAGATTATACAAGGAACAAAATAAGGCTAACAATTTTACCATTTGCTGAAAGAGAAATTAATACAAAAGCAATGGAGCATATTGTTTCAATGTCAGAACAGTTAAGTGAAGTTGCTGATTATATTGATTTAGTAACGCAAGAGGCATATGATGAAGTTGTTCATGAAAATCAGGATGGTTTTGAGATTGATTTAGAAGGATTTTCAAAGCTGAATATTGCAATTCAAAAAAGTTTAATAAGAAAAGTTATTTTTTTGTGGGTAAAGCAATTAAAAGACATCCAAGAAGGGCATATTATGGATATCATTGCTTTAATGAATAAACAAGTAGGAAAGTATATTCATTTACCATATGGTCTCATTGCAAAGAGAACTTATCATAGTATTGCGTTTTCAAAGGAAATATCAAATAAAAGTCATGAGAGTCAGGAATTATATTATCAGGTAACGATTCCTGGGACTTATGAATTAGAAAGTTGCGGATATTTCATTTCTTTTGAATTGTTAGAATATAAAAATTCAATGATAATTCCGAAAAACGGCTATACGAAATGGTTTGACTATGATAAAATAAAGACTGCTGTTGTAATAAGAACGAGACAGATCGGTGATTATCTGCAAATTAGTAAGCAGGGTGGTAAAAAATCATTGAAATCCGTTTTTGTAGACAACAAAATTCCGAGTGATTTAAGAGACAAAATACCACTAATTTGTGATGGAAATCATGTTTTATGGATTTTGGAAGGTAGAACTTCGGAAGGGTACCGTATCGATGAGGAAACAAAAACCGTACTTGTTGTTAAAGCAGATAAAATAAGTACCGATAACGGTAAGTAG
- the mazG gene encoding nucleoside triphosphate pyrophosphohydrolase, which translates to MESKYKFEDLEEIVRKLRSEDGCPWDREQTHSSLKKCMIEEAYEVVEGINRYEKEGDYFNLREELGDVLLQVVMHSQIAKEEGIFTMEDVIHEISEKMVRRHPHVFGSKAVKNAKDVIKSWEAIKKSEKREKNELDTLRYIPRSFPPLIRASKVLKKAEELYHVKEKEAEIISSMSTAIEELRCESNEKSNLRNKELIGKLMLDITKLAKRHKIDTEDALSDAIEEFIETYEANIN; encoded by the coding sequence ATGGAATCAAAATATAAATTTGAAGATCTTGAAGAGATTGTTCGTAAATTAAGGTCAGAGGACGGTTGTCCATGGGATCGTGAACAAACACATAGTAGTCTTAAAAAGTGTATGATTGAAGAAGCCTATGAAGTGGTTGAAGGTATTAATCGTTACGAAAAAGAAGGGGATTATTTTAATTTAAGAGAAGAGCTAGGAGATGTATTACTACAAGTTGTAATGCATAGCCAGATTGCAAAGGAAGAAGGCATATTTACAATGGAAGATGTAATACATGAAATATCAGAAAAAATGGTACGTCGCCATCCCCATGTGTTTGGAAGCAAAGCAGTAAAAAATGCAAAAGATGTCATTAAATCTTGGGAAGCTATTAAGAAAAGTGAAAAAAGAGAAAAAAATGAATTGGATACGCTAAGATATATCCCAAGGTCGTTTCCACCACTGATTCGAGCATCTAAGGTATTAAAAAAAGCGGAAGAGTTATATCATGTAAAGGAAAAAGAAGCGGAAATTATTTCTTCCATGAGTACTGCAATTGAAGAATTAAGATGTGAGAGTAATGAAAAGAGTAATCTTCGAAACAAGGAGTTAATTGGAAAGCTAATGCTTGATATAACAAAACTTGCAAAAAGGCATAAAATTGATACCGAAGACGCATTAAGTGATGCAATCGAAGAATTTATTGAGACTTATGAAGCAAATATAAACTAA
- a CDS encoding MGMT family protein, with the protein MGGQGTFQKIYEVVKQIPYGSVASYGQVAELAGNRRMSRVVGYALHSNPEPGVIPCHRVVTKNGEVSKAFAFGGENKQRELLIAEGVEFLENGNIDMEKYQWKKRLL; encoded by the coding sequence GTGGGAGGTCAAGGCACATTTCAAAAAATATATGAAGTTGTTAAGCAGATTCCTTATGGGAGTGTAGCATCCTATGGACAAGTAGCTGAACTTGCGGGAAATCGTAGGATGTCACGGGTTGTTGGGTATGCACTCCATTCGAATCCTGAACCAGGTGTAATACCTTGCCACCGGGTTGTAACAAAAAATGGTGAGGTTTCAAAAGCCTTTGCATTTGGAGGAGAAAATAAACAACGTGAACTTCTTATTGCAGAAGGCGTTGAATTTTTAGAAAACGGTAATATTGATATGGAAAAATATCAATGGAAAAAACGTTTATTATAA